The following proteins are encoded in a genomic region of Oncorhynchus masou masou isolate Uvic2021 chromosome 32, UVic_Omas_1.1, whole genome shotgun sequence:
- the LOC135525640 gene encoding dapper homolog 1-like, giving the protein MDRMKQTAAVAEMLASKDCTLQFRERRQFDKAEMDRVRTRERFEATLAGLGELEYLRQRQELLIRNVLNHQEYSIPTVDLMCVTHEGNYLNSEEKLLEENILLLRKQLNCLRRRDAGLINQLQELDRQISDLRLDTEVSREHVETDSRPSSGFYELSDGASGSLSNSSNSVFSECLSNCRSSTCFCSTLDTSLCASEGRLKSADELGNCAECEGQCEEQQTSGTVRRSPSAPYSPSTDTSTQDIQSKYHCDLIAKNGSDVYRYPSPLHAVAVQNPIFLQSLAEHLKEDGGLSKSGGCIEGSSDCQKVEQQPILVPQSTSWSASHSPANKRLDNYIFSLLQRKAQPIRTNKPRTSISTDPSKSILRQGSLCVRQASIGQQQPQGLWTAPVTDLKPTWQTCLHAGGASNNDPGTGSQQRQWSVESKGELLLEIGMVSQSLGQPQNGYATINSSDIHTNSLVTNANSLLKKKAPTNKGLPSSTGPLSKDYQDLGAPNANSSPKERTQSYFPNAQEENITKLSQTLPRDLTKTGAPKKSPKSIAVSVYTARHTKEKRPMLELVSLGSSSQSQDESQGHMVSAQYIPAQRQVVKLRKGGKNVKIVKVKSASLKPHRGTHAHAEPVSSEMAGTRENGHRSGGSRKSRQPEEVQHVHKVSSKRGASSRAKRTVPASIPEGRVLEKHMAMVSTTRSTVTRHHGYHGREVVVAKPKYKRTSGQDYNRGRLRAITEVPYDEALRRAHRRQKRELLGQVSTTTTMYLPSNAQFTSPYAYMAGSDSEYSAECASLFHSTIMDTSEDERSNYTTNCFGDSESSLSEVDFVAESTISSDSEESGGMNWPQFAGQGAGPQDVTTAQAKAFVKIKASHNLKKKILRFRSAGSLKLMTTV; this is encoded by the exons ATGGATAGAATGAAACAAACGGCTGCTGTTGCAGAGATGCTGGCCTCTAAGGATTGCACATTACAGTTTCGGGAAAGACGACAATTCGATAAGGCAGAGATGGATCGGGTGCGAACTCGGGAGAGATTTGAAGCCACTCTAGCCGGTCTCGGAGAGCTGGAATACTTGAGACAGCGACAGGAATTACTGATCAGAAATGTGTTGAATCACCAGGAGTACTCTATACCAACAGTAGATCTAATGTGCGTTACGCACGAGGGGAATTACTTGAATTCGGAGGAAAAACTTCTAGAAGAAAATATTTTATTGCTAAGAAAACAACTG AACTGCCTGAGAAGGAGAGATGCTGGTTTGATCAATCAGCTGCAGGAGTTGGACAGGCAGATCAGTGACCTCCGGTTGGACACGGAGGTGTCACGTGAACACGTGGAGACAGACAGCCGCCCGAGCTCAG gcTTTTACGAGCTGAGCGACGGCGCTTCAGGGTCCCTCTCTAACTCTTCCAACTCGGTGTTCAGCGAGTGTTTGTCCAACTGTCGCTCCAGCACCTGTTTCTGCAGTACCCTCGACACATCGCTGTGTGCCTCCGAGGGAAGGCTCAAATCTGCAG ATGAGCTGGGTAACTGTGCTGAGTGCGAGGGCCAGTGTGAGGAGCAGCAGACGTCAGGGACAGTCAGGAGGTCCCCCTCCGCTCCCTACTCCCCCTCTACAGATACCTCCACTCAAGACATCCAGTCCAAGTACCACTGTGACCTGATTGCCAAGAATGGCAGTGACGTGTACCGCTATCCCAGCCCCCTCCACGCCGTGGCCGTACAGAACCCCATCTTCTTACAGTCTCTGGCCGAACACCTCAAAGAGGACGGAGGGCTGTCAAAGAGTGGCGGCTGCATCGAGGGCTCCAGTGACTGTCAGAAAGTGGAGCAGCAGCCTATTCTGGTGCCCCAGAGCACTTCTTGGTCTGCCTCCCACTCGCCCGCTAATAAACGACTGGACAATTATATCTTCAGCCTGCTTCAGAGGAAGGCTCAGCCCATTAGGACCAACAAGCCACGGACGAGCATCAGCACAGACCCCTCCAAGAGCATCCTAAGGCAGGGTAGTCTGTGTGTGAGGCAGGCTAGTATTGGCCAGCAGCAGCCACAGGGACTGTGGACTGCTCCTGTTACTGACCTCAAACCAACCTGGCAGACTTGTTTACATGCAGGAGGTGCcagtaacaatgatccaggaaCAGGCTCCCAACAGAGACAGTGGTCAGTAGAGAGCAAAGGGGAACTCCTCTTAGAAATTGGGATGGTGTCCCAGTCTTTGGGCCAACCTCAGAACGGATATGCCACAATCAACAGCAGTGACATTCACACCAACAGCCTGGTGACCAACGCCAACAGTCTGTTGAAAAAGAAGGCGCCAACCAATAAAGGACTTCCATCGTCGACCGGTCCTCTGTCTAAGGATTACCAAGACCTGGGCGCCCCCAATGCCAACTCCTCCCCCAAAGAGAGAACGCAATCTTATTTCCCTAATGCTCAAGAAGAAAACATTACTAAACTCTCCCAGACACTGCCAAGAGACCTCACCAAAACAGGCGCTCCCAAAAAAAGCCCTAAGAGCATTGCGGTCTCAGTCTATACAGCCCGGCACACTAAAGAAAAGAGGCCAATGCTGGAGCTGGTGAGTCTGGGGTCTTCCTCCCAGAGCCAGGATGAGAGTCAGGGTCACATGGTCAGTGCCCAGTACATCCCTGCGCAGAGGCAGGTGGTCAAGCTCCGCAAGGGGGGCAAAAACGTTAAGATTGTCAAGGTGAAGAGTGCCTCCCTGAAACCACATAGGGGGACGCACGCACATGCTGAGCCTGTATCATCAGAGATGGCGGGGACGAGGGAGAACGGTCACCGATCTGGAGGATCTAGGAAGTCTCGCCAGCCTGAGGAGGTACAACATGTGCACAAAGTCTCCTCCAAGAGGGGGGCATCTTCCAGGGCCAAGCGCACCGTCCCAGCATCTATCCCTGAGGGCCGGGTCCTAGAGAAACACATGGCCATGGTGTCTACAACAAGGTCCACTGTGACCAGGCATCACGGCTACCATGGTAGGGAGGTGGTGGTGGCCAAGCCCAAGTACAAGCGGACAAGTGGACAGGACTACAACCGTGGAAGGCTGAGAGCCATCACTGAGGTGCCTTACGACGAGGCCCTCAGGAGAGCCCACCGCAGGCAGAAGAGGGAGCTCCTCGGCCAggtctccacaaccaccacaatgTACCTGCCCTCCAACGCGCAGTTCACCAGCCCTTACGCCTACATGGCCGGCAGCGATTCTGAGTACTCCGCAGAGTGCGCCTCACTCTTCCATTCCACCATCATGGACACCAGTGAGGACGAACGGAGCAACTACACCACCAACTGCTTCGGGGACAGCGAGTCCAGCCTAAGTGAGGTGGACTTTGTTGCGGAGAGCACTATCAGCAGTGACtctgaggagagtggagggatgaaCTGGCCCCAGTTTGCAGGGCAGGGCGCTGGGCCTCAGGATGTAACCACTGCCCAGGCTAAGGCCTTCGTCAAGATCAAGGCCTCTCACAACCTGAAGAAGAAGATCCTCCGCTTCCGTTCTGCGGGCTCGCTGAAACTGATGACGACTGTATGA